From a single Streptomyces rubradiris genomic region:
- a CDS encoding SDR family oxidoreductase, which translates to MKALIIGGSGFLGTELVQQATAAGHITAATYATKPGDASQAVWYSLDLRDHERLDAVAAEVSPDVVVNTSSGGADWAVTAEGPARLARAAAKHGSRLVHVSSDAVFSGARVTYDETSLPDPVTPYGAAKAAAETAVLAVNPQAAVVRTSLIIGHGRSVHEQVVYGLAAGTRHGVLFTDDVRCPVDVSDLAAALLELAVRDDAHGVHHLAGADAVNRHELGVLIAQRDGLDASRLPAGLRADSDLPGALDVRLDSRATQRKIRTTLRGARQFLTRKG; encoded by the coding sequence AGCTCTGATCATCGGCGGCAGCGGCTTCCTCGGGACCGAACTGGTCCAGCAAGCGACAGCGGCCGGGCACATCACGGCAGCCACGTACGCCACCAAACCCGGCGACGCCTCCCAGGCGGTCTGGTACTCCCTTGACCTGCGGGATCACGAACGACTGGACGCCGTCGCGGCCGAGGTAAGCCCGGATGTCGTCGTGAACACATCGAGCGGCGGTGCCGACTGGGCCGTTACCGCGGAGGGCCCCGCCCGACTCGCCCGGGCGGCGGCAAAGCACGGAAGCCGCCTGGTCCACGTGTCCAGCGACGCGGTTTTCTCCGGCGCCCGAGTCACCTACGACGAGACCAGCCTCCCGGACCCCGTCACTCCGTACGGAGCCGCGAAGGCGGCGGCGGAGACCGCGGTCCTCGCCGTGAATCCGCAGGCCGCTGTCGTCCGCACCTCGTTGATCATCGGCCACGGGCGCTCCGTCCATGAGCAGGTCGTGTACGGCCTCGCCGCCGGCACCCGCCACGGTGTCCTGTTCACCGACGATGTCCGCTGCCCAGTGGACGTCTCCGACTTGGCCGCCGCCCTTCTGGAACTCGCGGTCCGCGATGACGCGCACGGTGTTCACCATCTGGCAGGCGCCGACGCTGTGAACCGTCACGAGCTTGGCGTCCTGATCGCCCAGCGCGACGGGCTCGATGCCTCCCGGCTGCCCGCGGGTCTCCGGGCAGACAGCGATCTTCCGGGGGCGCTCGACGTGCGTCTCGACAGCCGCGCCACCCAGCGCAAGATCCGCACCACGCTGCGCGGCGCCCGCCAGTTCCTCACCAGGAAGGGTTGA
- a CDS encoding secondary metabolite protein, whose translation MGEHESRLWRVCEDALRGVRVQRPFTIESFCEALSAQRGRQLVLRELPDSDGLRLPCGLWVAYPDEDHIWHIAATSQRHRQQVVFHEIAHMLLDHKGSSAVSSLLAALPPEIAPSRISAVFGRTNYSTDQEHDAELTATILDEIVDQLPTAPSASPHGLLDRVDATMAHPRRNCR comes from the coding sequence TTGGGGGAGCACGAGTCCCGGCTGTGGCGCGTATGCGAGGACGCCCTGCGGGGCGTGCGGGTGCAACGGCCCTTCACGATCGAGTCGTTCTGCGAGGCGCTGTCGGCGCAGCGCGGCCGGCAGCTGGTCCTTCGGGAACTGCCGGACAGTGACGGGCTGCGGCTGCCGTGCGGCCTGTGGGTCGCCTATCCCGACGAGGACCACATCTGGCACATCGCCGCCACCAGCCAGCGCCACCGCCAGCAGGTCGTCTTCCACGAGATCGCGCACATGCTGCTCGACCACAAGGGCAGCTCCGCCGTGTCGAGCCTGCTGGCGGCCCTGCCGCCGGAGATCGCGCCGTCCCGCATCAGCGCGGTCTTCGGCCGGACCAACTACTCCACTGACCAGGAACACGACGCCGAACTGACGGCGACCATCCTCGACGAGATCGTGGACCAGCTGCCAACCGCGCCGTCCGCCTCTCCGCACGGTCTGCTGGACCGCGTGGACGCCACGATGGCCCATCCGCGAAGGAACTGCCGATGA
- a CDS encoding MAB_1171c family putative transporter, translating to MSHQILVATMLWAVALWRAPSLRHSRKQRAISLAFLSLAAAMTLEVPAVSARFDSVTGIASTAYLLKHMLGLISAAAVLEFVIAVVRPQGFLQRSRHGLEAACLLLMPAAFALAPDDARVPDAIVFAHDTSRWALLHVGVFTLYIGCAMTMTAVLFLHAARHARDRWIRAGHSLLSLGGAIGVLYALQRLVHLAHIATGDATAADVHRADAVSTTLKVAAIAAITAGSCLSPLSVAATALRQRRALPRLDPLWRTLTDAVPSVVLPINPGQARTRLLLHRRLVEISDATLTLREYVPADLQHRALDMARSAGYPPRARSAVAEAAWLKTAVLIASSSAPYKGEHPRSGSDGLSPAAELRWTCQVSAAFDRCPSVAAFARAEAAHLQDQTRKQPA from the coding sequence ATGAGCCACCAGATCCTTGTCGCCACCATGCTGTGGGCAGTGGCTCTGTGGAGGGCACCCTCGCTGCGCCACTCCCGCAAGCAGCGGGCCATCTCCCTGGCCTTCCTCAGCCTCGCCGCGGCGATGACCCTGGAGGTGCCCGCAGTCTCGGCGCGCTTCGACTCCGTGACTGGCATCGCCAGCACCGCCTACCTGCTCAAGCACATGCTCGGGCTGATCTCGGCCGCGGCGGTCCTGGAATTCGTGATCGCCGTGGTCCGCCCCCAAGGGTTCCTCCAGCGCTCCCGCCACGGGCTCGAAGCCGCGTGCCTGCTCCTCATGCCTGCCGCATTCGCCCTGGCCCCCGACGACGCCCGAGTCCCCGACGCCATCGTCTTCGCCCACGACACCTCCCGGTGGGCACTGCTGCACGTCGGCGTCTTCACCCTGTACATCGGCTGCGCCATGACGATGACGGCCGTCCTCTTCCTCCACGCGGCCCGCCACGCCCGCGACCGGTGGATCCGCGCCGGGCACAGCCTGCTCAGCCTCGGAGGCGCCATCGGTGTCCTGTATGCCCTGCAGCGCCTCGTTCACCTCGCCCACATCGCCACCGGCGACGCCACGGCAGCCGACGTCCACCGTGCGGACGCCGTATCGACCACCCTGAAGGTCGCCGCCATCGCCGCTATCACGGCCGGCAGCTGCCTCTCGCCCCTGTCCGTCGCGGCCACCGCCCTGCGGCAGCGACGGGCCCTTCCACGGCTCGATCCCCTCTGGCGCACCCTGACCGACGCCGTGCCGTCCGTCGTGCTGCCCATCAACCCCGGGCAAGCCCGCACCCGCCTGCTGCTCCACCGCCGGCTCGTGGAGATCAGCGACGCCACCCTCACCCTGCGCGAATACGTCCCCGCCGACCTGCAGCACCGCGCCCTGGATATGGCGAGGAGCGCCGGCTACCCGCCACGGGCGCGCTCCGCCGTCGCCGAGGCCGCCTGGCTGAAGACCGCCGTGCTCATCGCCTCCTCCTCCGCCCCCTACAAGGGCGAGCACCCCCGCTCGGGCAGTGACGGCCTGAGCCCGGCGGCCGAACTGCGGTGGACCTGCCAGGTCAGCGCCGCCTTCGACCGCTGTCCCAGCGTCGCGGCCTTCGCCCGAGCCGAGGCCGCCCACCTCCAGGACCAGACCCGGAAGCAGCCCGCATGA